The Candidatus Limnocylindrales bacterium genome includes a window with the following:
- a CDS encoding glycosyltransferase family 2 protein, which translates to MLQTREKHRPERPLLSIVVPCFNEDGCVAEMARRLHDALDPLDCEWEAVFVDDGSTDATAERLAELAAGDPRVGYLSFSRNFGHQMALLAGMSRARGDAVISLDGDLQHPPELIPTLVEHWREGYDVVYTTREGNEGHALKEIVSASFYRLLRSLTGVDIPTGGADFRLLDRVVADALLACEERFVFVRGLVPWLGFRRKGVAYAARERFAGSTKYVFARMLRFALDGVFSFSTVPLRMISVLGVVTVALGILYGFYSIAVRLFTNSAVSGWTSLVVLVLVFSGTQLLSLGILSEYVGRIYEEVKKRPRYIVARSTDPEITQTQARPTAAAAKERA; encoded by the coding sequence ATGCTCCAGACTCGCGAGAAACATCGCCCCGAGCGGCCGCTGCTCTCCATCGTCGTTCCCTGCTTCAACGAGGACGGCTGCGTCGCCGAGATGGCGCGGCGGCTCCACGATGCCCTCGATCCCCTCGACTGCGAATGGGAAGCGGTCTTCGTCGACGACGGAAGCACCGACGCCACCGCCGAACGACTGGCCGAGCTCGCCGCGGGCGACCCGCGCGTAGGCTACCTGTCGTTTTCCAGGAACTTCGGTCATCAGATGGCTCTTCTTGCCGGCATGTCGCGTGCGCGCGGCGACGCCGTGATTTCGCTCGACGGGGACCTGCAGCATCCGCCCGAGCTGATTCCGACGCTCGTCGAGCACTGGCGGGAAGGATACGACGTCGTCTACACGACCCGCGAAGGCAACGAAGGTCACGCGCTGAAAGAAATCGTTTCGGCATCGTTCTATCGCCTGCTGCGCAGCCTTACCGGCGTCGACATTCCGACCGGCGGCGCGGACTTCCGGCTGCTGGACCGGGTTGTCGCCGATGCCCTTCTCGCCTGCGAGGAACGATTTGTTTTCGTCCGCGGGCTGGTTCCGTGGCTCGGCTTCCGGCGCAAAGGCGTAGCCTACGCGGCGCGCGAGCGTTTCGCGGGAAGCACCAAGTACGTGTTCGCGCGCATGCTGCGTTTTGCGCTCGACGGCGTGTTCTCGTTCTCGACGGTTCCGCTGCGCATGATCTCCGTGCTCGGCGTCGTCACGGTAGCGCTCGGCATACTTTACGGGTTTTACTCGATCGCCGTGCGGCTCTTCACGAACTCGGCGGTCTCGGGCTGGACGTCGCTGGTGGTGCTCGTGCTGGTATTCAGCGGCACGCAGCTTCTCAGTCTCGGGATCCTCAGCGAATACGTCGGCCGCATCTACGAGGAAGTGAAGAAGCGTCCGCGATACATCGTCGCGCGATCGACCGATCCGGAAATCACGCAAACGCAGGCGCGGCCGACTGCTGCTGCCGCAAAGGAACGGGCATGA